A genomic region of Venturia canescens isolate UGA chromosome 9, ASM1945775v1, whole genome shotgun sequence contains the following coding sequences:
- the tacc gene encoding uncharacterized protein tacc isoform X2, whose amino-acid sequence MDYINRLFHRNSPNTSGFSSPELEGSNEGSTSKIEPQQQQPQHDVKVRFIREFADAPSTTIREGIPECSSLSSASSFQSLASTLSSKCSSGICVDSSPNKSANNSYLSPEIKGLDDLIAACENIHLNDSTKEQSFELRADSEDNSPDATFTSAADNTSLDRSRGNSPINLKNDVDPSLNVTADINRPISPINQADSTDPNLNTTTEITEPKSSIDNEAHCNPDIPRDIEKDPSEPDFNFNVATEIHNERHSPVIRQKEENTDLNVTTEIQRENHQQIEQEFGSDLAREIEKTSALSSSQGNSILNVTTDAINDNFVNDCPDGRDLDSTRVISSNNSPIKCSVDFNLNLDSTRIISNDDSSNKCPNNFTPDLDTTREVTREFSELNREARGIDKPQIFYENAISSSTQLHSHTPEFVDALCTSSELEKSDGTFVQCVSDIAQLSEPKETDVALKDLDFAIESTEILKSTVEESKEELKGYEDYPLELITPSLSQFHENLCAPNFESINESDISAEKNFSKFSAQDLKITKQTDNFVDESKELIKENTESWTIPTLPTLSSIHSPIDLNESTNLRIQEASIQEIDHSNENNSQRSLELKESENSEENRTEGCSISEKFAAPLTIENCLAKPLTNFISAYNLVDGGVGVCDPDTEEYELTTPAVPVPLKLSKIINCTVPKITCHSVKDLIQQKLRKEKIQGEEFNLSRKINRDSNNPELLTDNEIDHLESGTVSAEIETESFPEITKKQNGSNDELDTTVTADDLDIDDFPESDQFAEFVPQRQSTGFEQLNKLEPQKSTLIAGATEEHNFVRPPVPLNENYEEFRPQKQSTSLNNFTSPVSSKPERQRTHYLTALSEPEESSINEKIKSTPNKQVNSFDHRCNFEQLEVAANSVANDIFNSSLDLPEENEHYVSAQSEVFQDPSNFEFFLSKTPKRNTNRNLRDLSLYVKFDPLVSNTSMLPQGNIQSASPPTSEARNGENNTAVPNVGTPKRNPAIAAIDRLLFYSPMSGNATPTNTSTTTQKTNDGQEKLKSADEATEDTINMAKELELVRTTVLQLEEQLEKLKIDHEEALDKQASYKEKINQLQTQLAQEVKHKNEITVVVDEYEISISRLVAERERDRKNLDLEKAKLQEELAAAKHHLDNTEAAFNDVHLKYERLKAVVATYKNNEAELKKSIQENVEIIKSLENRYEQVKSHATARLEKANLDLEEIRKQNDSETVRLRAMLRKAELKSNSLAELVEQKTKENNQLTQILDELIARVGVNKSE is encoded by the exons ATGGATTATATAAATCGTTTATTTCATCGGAATTCTCCCAATACTTCGGGATTTTCGTCTCCCGAACTTGAG GGCAGCAATGAAGGATCAACGAGCAAAATCGAACCTCAACAACAGCAGCCACAGCACGATGTAAAAGTTCGATTTATAAGGGAATTCGCGGACGCGCCAAGTACGACAATACGCGAAGGAATACCGGAATGCAGCAGTTTATCGTCGGCGAGTAGCTTTCAGAGTCTCGCAAGTACATTAAGTTCAAAATGCAGCAGTGGAATATGCGTGGACAGTAGCCCGAATAAAAGTGCGAACAATTCGTATCTGAGTCCGGAAATAAAGGGTCTTGATGATCTTATAGCAGCGTGTGAGAATATCCATTTGAACGATTCTACGAAGGAACAATCTTTCGAATTACGAGCCGATTCGGAGGACAACAGTCCCGATGCAACATTTACATCGGCAGCTGATAACACCAGTCTTGATCGTTCGAGAGGAAATTCGCCGATTAATTTGAAGAATGACGTTGATCCGAGTCTTAATGTAACCGCAGATATAAACAGACCAATTTCACCGATTAATCAGGCGGACTCGACCGATCCTAATCTCAATACTACTACAGAGATAACGGAACCGAAATCATCAATTGATAACGAAGCTCATTGCAATCCCGATATTCCAAGAGACATTGAAAAAGATCCCTCCGAGCCTGATTTTAATTTCAACGTTGCCACCGAAATCCATAACGAACGACATTCACCTGTAATTCGTCAGAAGGAAGAAAATACTGATCTGAATGTTACCACTGAAATTCAGAGAGAGAATCACCAACAAATTGAACAGGAATTTGGCTCTGATCTTGCACGAGAGATCGAGAAAACATCTGCGCTTTCTTCGAGTCAAGGAAATTCTATATTGAACGTTACTACCGATGCaattaacgataattttgTTAACGATTGTCCGGATGGACGCGATCTCGATTCAACGAGAGTAATTTCCAGCAATAATTCACCGATCAAATGTTCTGTCGATTTTAATCTCAATCTCGATTCGACAAGGATAATTTCCAACGACGATTCATCGAACAAATGTCCCAATAATTTTACTCCTGATCTTGATACAACGAGAGAAGTAACCAGAGAATTTTCTGAGCTTAATCGCGAAGCTCGCGGTATAGACAAACcccaaattttttatgaaaatgcaATAAGCTCTTCGACTCAATTGCACTCTCACACACCTGAATTCGTCGATGCACTGTGTACGTCATCCGAGCTTGAAAAATCGGACGGAACGTTCGTTCAGTGCGTCAGTGATATTGCACAATTATCGGAGCCTAAAGAAACCGACGTAGCATTGAAAGACTTAGATTTTGCTATCGAAAGtactgaaattttgaaatctaCCGTTGAAGAAAGTAAGGAGGAATTGAAAGGGTACGAGGATTATCCCCTCGAATTGATAACACCGTCGCTTTCACAATTCCACGAAAATTTATGCGCTCCCAACTTCGAGTCGATCAACGAATCCGACAtatcggcggaaaaaaatttctcgaaattcAGCGctcaagatttgaaaataacgaaacaaACGGATAATTTCGTCGACGAATCGAAAGAGCTGATAAAGGAAAATACGGAAAGTTGGACAATTCCTACCTTACCAACTTTGTCAAGTATTCACTCGCCAATTGATTTGAACGAGAGCACAAATTTACGTATACAAGAAGCTTCAATCCAGGAGATCGATCattcgaacgaaaataattcacaACGTTCACTAGAACTAAAAGAGAGCGAAAATAGTGAAGAAAATCGTACAGAAGGGTGTTCAATTTCAGAAAAATTCGCTGCACCACTGACCATTGAAAATTGTTTGGCAAAACCATTGACGAATTTTATCAGTGCCTATAATCTAGTGGACGGTGGCGTAGGCGTTTGCGACCCTGATACGGAAGAATATGAACTGACAACACCAGCGGTGCCCGTACCGttgaaactttcgaaaattataaattgtacGGTTCCTAAAATCACGTGTCACAGCGTCAAAGATTTGATTCAACAGAAattgagaaaagagaaaatacaaGGCGAAGAGTTTAACTtatcgagaaaaatcaataggGATTCGAATAATCCAGAACTATTAACGGACAACGAGATCGATCATTTGGAATCTGGAACCGTTAGTGCGGAAATAGAAACAGAAAGTTTTCcagaaattacgaaaaaacaaaatggatCAAATGATGAACTCGATACGACTGTAACAGCTGATGATTTGGACATCGATGATTTTCCTGAGAGCGATCAATTCGCCGAATTCGTTCCTCAACGACAAAGCACCGGATTCGAGCAACTAAATAAATTAGAACCACAAAAATCGACCCTCATTGCTGGTGCAACCGAAGAACACAATTTCGTTCGTCCACCCGTCCCCTTGAACGAAAACTACGAAGAATTCAGACCACAAAAACAAAGTACAAGTTTGAATAATTTCACGTCTCCTGTGTCCTCAAAACCCGAGAGACAGAGAACACACTACCTAACAGCTTTATCCGAACCCGAAGAATCATCgataaacgagaaaataaaatctacTCCGAACAAACAAGTCAATAGCTTTGATCATCGCTGCAATTTCGAACAATTGGAAGTAGCTGCCAACTCGGTTGCCAATGATATTTTCAACTCATCCCTTGACCTCCCCGAAGAAAACGAACACTACGTGAGCGCGCAATCCGAAG tttttcaagATCCGTCAAATTTTGAGTTCTTCCTATCGAAAACCCCGAAGAGAAATACGAATcgaaatttgcgagatttgtCATTGTACGTGAAGTTTGATCCATTGGTATCGAACACAAGTATGTTGCCACAAGGAAATATTCAGAGCGCCAGTCCACCGACGAGTGAGGCGAGAAACGGAGAAAATAATACCGCGGTACCGAATGTCGGTACGCCAAAGCGAAATCCAGCAATAGCAGCAATTGACCGATTGTTATTCTACAGCCCAATGTCAGGCAACGCGACACCGACCAACACAAGTACGACAACTCAGAAGACAAATGATGGGCAGGAAAAATTG aaatctGCGGATGAAGCCACCGAGGATACGATAAACATGGCGAAAGAGTTGGAATTGGTTCGAACGACGGTGTTGCAACTTGAGGAgcaattggaaaaattgaaaatcgatcATGAAGAAGCGTTAGATAAGCAAGCCagttataaagaaaaaatcaatcaattgCAAACTCAACTTGCCCAGGAAGTTAAACACAAGAATGAAATAAC GGTCGTTGTCGATGAGTATGAAATATCGATAAGTCGTTTGGTCGCTGAACGGGAACgagatcgaaaaaatcttgaccTCGAAAAAGCTAAATTGCAGGAAGAACTCGCGGCAGCGAAACATCATCTCGACAATACCGAAGCCGCATTCAATGATGTACATTTGAAATATGAGAGACTCAAAGCCGTTGTCGCAACATACAAAAACAACGAGGCGGAGCTCAAAAAAAGCATACAAGAGAACGTTGAAATAATCAAATCTTTGGAAAATCGTTACGAACAGGTCAAGAGTCATGCGACGGCGAGGCTCGAGAA ggctAACTTGGATCTCGAAGAAATCCGTAAGCAGAACGACTCCGAAACTGTCAGACTCCGAGCAATGTTGAGAAAAGCCGAATTGAAGAGTAATTCATTGGCAGAGTTGGTCGAGCAAAAAACAAAGGAGAACAATCAGTTAACGCAAATATTGGATGAGCTGATTGCAAGGGTTGGAGTCAACAAGTCGGAATGA